GATTTTGCTCATACCCGTAGGGACCGCCGCTGTCTTCCGGAGGAGCTTGTCCTATCATTTCCAAAAGCGTTGCATGCAAGGTACTGCCGGTAATTTCTCTCTCAAAGATGATTTCATGTTGCCAACTGTCACCGAAATCATACAGGTAGGTACAGCTTTTCTTCTCAGGGAATACATCCTTGAGCAGGACATGACTTTCCTCCCGTATCTGTATCCCGTCACCATACAGACCAATCTCATCATCAAAATCATCCATGGTTATTTTATCGTTATTTCCTAGACTGAACTCATGGAGGTGACAATTCTGCCATTCAAATATCTCTTGCAAAATGGTATGAAACTGGAAAAAGGAAATACAGGAGGGAACGATCAACCTACGAAACACATTCTCATGCTCCAACTCCAAAGTAACAGATACCTGCAAAGAAGGGACAACCGCTTGCAGATTGCCTTCCAAACCGCAAATATCCTGCATTGCCATCTGAAAAACCTGGCAGATCTTCAATCGATCCTGCCTGTCTCTATACATTCGCGAACATCTAAGCGAAAGAGCTGACTGAAATATAGTTTTTTCATCGAGAAACCTAGCATTGAATTGAGCGTCTCGCACAAGGGCGTTCATTTTTGAAGTCATGCTTCGATTCGCACTCTGGGAATAACCGACATCCCCT
The sequence above is a segment of the Sphaerochaeta pleomorpha str. Grapes genome. Coding sequences within it:
- a CDS encoding plasmid pRiA4b ORF-3 family protein: MKYQCTKAMLDNLGEKSGDLLPRTGDEDSFFAWHVNYCIWNRHKVVMAMNNLTHYCVFLYRLKPKDMARIEALLQEAIKRAFLMEGVSEKMIRRYFEMAGDVGYSQSANRSMTSKMNALVRDAQFNARFLDEKTIFQSALSLRCSRMYRDRQDRLKICQVFQMAMQDICGLEGNLQAVVPSLQVSVTLELEHENVFRRLIVPSCISFFQFHTILQEIFEWQNCHLHEFSLGNNDKITMDDFDDEIGLYGDGIQIREESHVLLKDVFPEKKSCTYLYDFGDSWQHEIIFEREITGSTLHATLLEMIGQAPPEDSGGPYGYEQNLACLKDREDPAYEETLQWVTWRTGYRYFYQYKKDKLPVDLYIW